Below is a window of Leptospiraceae bacterium DNA.
TTTTACCCTGAATTTCATTCTACAACGATTCTATGTGTTCGACGAGATGGCAAAGTTGCACTGGCTGGTGACGGACAGGTTTCAATGGGTCAAACCATTATGAAGCACACTGCAAAGAAAGTTCGGCGCATGTTCCATGACAGAATCATCACTGGATTTGCTGGCTCAGCGGCTGATGCTTTTACTCTATTCGAGTTATTTGAAAAAAAAGTAGTCGCTTACAATGGAAGTCTTTCTCGCAGCGTAGTGGAATTAGCCCGTGAATGGAGAACAGACCGAATGCTTCGAAAGCTAGAGGCACTTCTGATTGTTGCAGATAAAGACGAATCTTATTTAGTCTCAGGAACAGGAGATGTAATTTCGCCTGACGAAGACATACTTGCTATCGGCTCTGGCGGAAACTATGCATTTGCCGCAGCGACTGCGCTATATAAAAATACTACGATGAGTGCCAAAGACATTGTCCTTGAGTCTATGAAAATTACCGCAGGCATTTGCATTTATACAAATAATAATATTACTTTAGAAGAAATCATATGAGTGAAATGACAAAACCAGTTATAACTTATGAAGGCGAGACATTCGAAATGTCTCCCAGAGAAATTGTGCAAAGTTTAGATGAGCATATCATCGGACAAAAGAATGCAAAGAAAGCCGTTGCTATCGCGCTTCGTAATCGTATGAGAAGACGAAAGCTTGATACTTCGATGAGAGAAGAAATCTATCCCAAAAATATTATCATGATCGGACCTACTGGTGTGGGGAAAACAGAGATTGCCCGCAGACTTTCAAAGCTCTATGGCGCTCCTTTCATTAAAGTAGAAGCAACAAAATACACTGAGATTGGATACGTTGGGCGCGATGTGGAATCAATGGTTCGGGACCTTGCCAATATTTCACTTAACATGGTAAAGACTGAACTCAGAGGAAAGCTTGTAGATCATGCAAGAATGAATGCAGAAGAAGTCATACTCGATATATTGATTCCGGATAATGCCAAACAATCTTCTATGGGTTATATGTCAGAGGTTAATCCCGATGATCCGGGAGAGCAAGAAAGAAGAGAAAGGTATCTCGAAACAAGAGAGATGATGCGCAAAAAACTAAAGGCAGGCAAGTTAAACGAGCAAGAAATTGAACTCGACATTTCACAGAATCCTGCCGGTGGAATGCCTATGATGCAAGTTTTTGGAGCGGCTAATTTGGAAGAAATGGATAACCAGATCCAAAATCTGCTTGGAGATTTGGTTTCCAAAAAAAATAAAAAACGTAAAGTTCCCATTAAAGAAGCGATTGAAATTTTAGCAGACATTGAAGCAGATAAACTTTTAGACCAAGAGAAACTACAAAAAGAAGCTGCAAGACGAGTGGAGGAAATGGGCATTATCTTTATTGATGAGATCGATAAAATTGCAGGTAAGGAAAGTAGGGGCGGTGGAGCTGATGTTTCGCGCGAGGGTGTGCAAAGAGATTTACTTCCGATCGTTGAAGGGGCTACAGTCAACACTAAGATTGGACCGATCAAAACAGATCATATTCTATTTATCGCAGCAGGTGCTTTTCATATGTCAAAGCCCTCTGATTTAATTCCTGAATTGCAAGGAAGGTTTCCAATTCGAGTCGAATTAGATAAATTGTCTATGGATGATTTTGTAAAAATTTTAACTGCTCCGAAGTCTTCTCTTACTAAACAATACCAAGCGCTACTTTCTACGGAAGGAATTTCTCTTGAATTCAAAGAAGATGCAATCAAAGAGATTGCGCTTATTGCATTTGAAGTGAATGAAAAAAATGAAAACATCGGGGCTCGTAGACTCAATACAATTTTAGAGCGTCTCTTAGAAGATATTAGTTTTGAAGGTCCTGAACTTGTTGAAAAGAATCAAGTTATAGATGCCAATTTTGTTCGAAACAAATTAAACGAGATTGTGGAAAATCGAGATTTGTCGAAGTATATACTTTAATATGGCAAAAGGAATTTTTACTGATTTAACAGAGGACGAAGTCGCTTACCTTTATACACTTCTCAAGGAAGAAGTAACTAACTATGATTGTGGGTCTTTGTGTAAAGATGATAATGGTGGTGTTCCATTTTGTTGCGTGACTGAAAATGCAGTTCCGCTTCTTTATAAAAAAGAATTTGAACTTCTCAAGTCAAGATCCGATCTATGGAAAGTCTGGAATCCAACTGATCCGAAAGAAAGAAAACTTCTAGAAGAGCATGACGATGAAAACACAGTCTTTTGTAAATGCAAAGGTGTTCAGTTTTGTGAGCGGGAAAATCGTTCTGTAAGTTGTCGAACATTTCCATTAGAGCCTTACATCGACAAACGCGGAGTATTCGTAGGACTTGTCTTTATGAAAGAATTTTCGAATGGTTGTCCTTTGACAAAGCGAAGCAAAGACATTCGACAAGAATTTGTAGACAATCATTTTATATTTTGGGAGAAGCTAATGCTGCGTAGACCCATAGAATTTGAAACCTACACAAAATCTTCTCGGTCTTATAGAAACTCTCGAGCTAAAACAAAAAAAGACTTTCCAATTTTATTTCCGTCTCACTTAAAAGGAAAAGACTATCTTAAACAATATTTATAAGGCTAATCGATATTATTCGAAGTAAAATATGGCAAAATTCATAGACGAAGTAATCATACAATTAAAAGCAGGTGATGGTGGACCGGGTGCTATTTCTTTTCGGCACGAAAAATTTGCCGAATTTGGTGGACCTGATGGGGGTGATGGAGGAAAGGGTGGGGACTTATATCTAATATCTGACCTCGCTGTTCAAACATTAGACAAATACATTCCACTCAAAGTTTATAAATCAAATTCAGGTGTGCATGGAGGAGCTAGAAATTCTTCTGGAGCAAATGGAGAAGATATCTATCTAAAAGTTCCGGTCGGCACACAGGTGATTGATGAGGCTACTGATGAAGTCTTGCATGACTTCACGAAAGAAAATGTTTCCTACTGTGTTGTAAAAGGCGGACGAGGCGGGAAAGGAAATGCATTCTTTAAATCATCCACTCATCAAACGCCTAGGTTTGCTCAGCCCGGGGAAGAAGGGGAAATACGCAAAATCCGTCTTAGCCTCAAGCTTCTCGCAGATATAGGTATTGTTGGCTTGCCGAATGCTGGAAAATCAACCTTACTCAGCAAGATCACTCATGCTCATCCAAAAATTGCAGGCTATGCTTTTACTACTTTGATCCCTAACCTGGGAGTAGTGACTAGAGAAGACGAAAGACGTTATACCATAGCGGATATTCCTGGAATCATTGAAGGTGCAAGTAAAGGTCATGGACTAGGACTATCATTTTTAAAACACATTGAGCGGGTAAAGGGAATTATCTACATGTTCGATGGAGCGAGTGTAGACATTGAGGCAGAATATAAAATGCTCCAGAACGAACTTAAGAGCTATAATAAAGCTCTTATAAAAAAACCTTGCATCATTGTATTAAACAAGATTGATGTTTGGAGTGATGAAAAGTTTACAAAGGAATTAGTAAAACGCTATTCTAAATTAGGAGAAGTCATTCCTATTTCCGCACAGGAGGAAATAAATCTAGATAAATTATTAGATGTAATCGATAATTCTTTGATAAACAGATTAAATACAAAACCGAAAAAACCGAGGGTAAAAAAGAAATAAGCACCTATGAAGAGAAGTTTTCTTAATTCCTATATAAAAAATGCTAAGCGGATTGTGGTTAAAGTTGGATCGGCTCGTGTGTCTGGAGAAGAGAGAGCAATGAATGACTTTCTTTTTAGCCTTGCAGGAGATATTCGGCAATTGTTCGATGAAAAAAAAGAAGTCATCCTTGTTTCGAGTGGGGCAGTTGCGCAGGGTAAGAAGATAATGACAGACTATTCAGGGAGAACCTTTGATAAAAAGACTATCATAGAAAGACAGGCTCTTGCAGCAATTGGGCAAAGTCACCTTATGAGTCTATATGAAAGTTTTTTTTCAAGAGTCAATGTTCCGATTTCGCAAATTCTTTTTGGGATGCTTGATGTAAAAGAAAAAGTGGGAGCGGATAATTTGCGTAATACCTTTAATAAACTTTTAAGCTGGAAAATATTACCAATTGTAAACGAAAACGATTCGATTGCAACAGAAGAATTAAAATTAGGGGATAATGATATTTTGTCTGCTCTCGTAACACTTCTCATAGAAGCTGATTTACTGATTATTTTAACAGGGGTAAATGGATTTAATCGAGGAGGAAAAGATGTTTCCTTTTTGTCTGATGTAACTGAAAAAGACTTGTCTTTTGCTAAAGGTCCTGACGGTCCCGGAACCGGAGGAATGAACACTAAATTAAAAGCCGGTAAACTCTTATTAAGCGCTAATATTCCAACTGTAATTATAAATGGTCGAGAGAAACACTGCATTCTAGACTTGATTGAAAATAATAAATCAGGAACACTAATTGCTAATGAAAAAAAACCAACAAGGCTGAAGATTGAGGAAATACAGAAATTGTTCTAGCATTTATATCGTCATTCCCGAATTCTTTTGTCGAGAATCTCAAGTTTTACAGATCCCCGACTGAAAATTTCGGGGATGACAGATTAACTCATATCTGCATTACATTCAGGACATTTTTTTTCAGTAACGGGAACTTTTGCCAGGCAATCTTTGCAGATTTTATAAAATTCCTGCGTTAAATTCATTCCGCAGGCTTTGCATTTTTTTGAATCAATTGGGTTGATTGTTCCGCAATGGGAACAAGTTCCTGCCTTCAGAAACGGACTTTGTGTTGCTAAATAATCTAATTTTTTTTTGATAATTCCAACCATGAAATAGGAAAACGTAACACTGATTGCGAGTGGTAGAATACTATTAGAAATGTAAAATTGAAAAAAGTCGTATAACGCGTGTAAACCGGCAGCAAGTAAAACGGCGGGTCGCATCGCATCAATATAATTTCTTCCGTTTAAAAATTTTACTTCAGCAATTTTGTATCCCCAGATTGCAGCTAATCCTATATGAAGCGGCATCGCGGTAACAGAGCGTAGCAATAGATTTAAAAGTCCATTTTCTTGCGTGTATTGCAAATTTTCAAAAACAGAAAATCCAAGTCCAACAGCGGTTGCATAGATCACTGCGTCAATTGGCTCATCCAAATCTTTTAAATTTCGAATGAGTAAGACTGTTACAATGGCTTTCACAATTTCTTCATTGAAGCCAACGAAAGTTGAAATGATAAAACTATTTGCAAAACTCAATGCATCAGAACCAATTGGAATTCCAGAAATAGAGGAAAACGCACTGTTAATCGCACCGGCAACAAATGTGCTAATGAGTCCTCCAAAGAAAATCACTTTTAATACAACAAAAATTGGCTCCGGTTCAACTCTATCGTATTGGTATAAAAAGCGAAGCCAGATACCACCACTGACAAGAACCGAAAGAACTATAATAAGATAATCCATTTTGATTCACATTGAGTTATTTTTCAAAAATGTCAAGCTGCAAAATAATTAGAGTTATGATTCTTAAGAGAAATTTACTAATAATTCTTTGATAACTTTTCCAGATAAAGGCTTTGACACAAAGGCTTTTACAAGGGGACTATCAATCGATTTATTTTTATCAGTCAAGTCAATCGATGAGGAAATCATGTAGATAGTCATAAATTTAATTAGAATTTCATTGTGATCTTTTAATTCATCGAGAACATCCCATCCACTCATTTCTGGCATGTTGATATCTAAAAAGACTAGAGCAGGCATAGGGTCTGGAATAAAATATTTTCTTATGAAATCTATAGCAATATATGGGTCAGAGAAAGACTTCACTAGCGAATCTTTTGTATTGGCTCGGAAAATAGACTCATTGATAAAGTTATTAATTTCATCATCGTCTATTTGAATAATAATAGCTGGCTCAGTCATTTCCATTCTACGGGCAAATCGATAGTAAACGTTGTTCCACGCTGTAATTCACTTTCTACTTTTATTGTTCCACCTAAAAGTTCCACTTGCGTTTTGGTCATATAGAGTCCAACTCCCTTCCCTTCAATATCAAGATGGAATCTCTTATACAATCCAAAAATCTTATCCGCATATTTTTTTAAATCAATACCTCTTCCATTGTCTTTAAAAATTAATTGAAATCGATTCTCTAATTTCTTTGATGTAATAGATATAATAGGTGGGATGCCTGACCTTGCATACTGAATGCTATTTGTGATCATATTGACAAATATGCTATACATGTAACCTTTTAGCGTTAACACTTCATCAAGTTCAGAAAAATCTATTTCGATATTTGCTTTCGAATCTTGAATTAAATTTTCAATACTAGTAATTACTGAATCAACGAGGGAAGAGAATCTTACCATTTGCTTTTCTTCTCTAATCTGTTTTCTGATTTGAAGAATATCACTTAAATCAGTAATCACTGTATCTAAGTTTTGTGATGCTTTGTATAGATTGTTTACAATTAGTTTTGTCGTTTCATTTTCAATTTGTGTATCTTTAAGCAAATTGGAAAGACCGAGTATGTTTGCTAGAGGCGCTCTCAAATTATGCGATACGATGTAAGAAAATTGTTCAAGGTCTTTATTTCTCTGAGCAAGACTAGATAATAGCCGTTCCCGTTCGATTTCTCTTTGCTTTCTTTCTGTAATCTCGGAGCATACAGCCATAAACCCTTGGTCATTTCCAGAAGGGTCTTTGAGCGGAAAAATGGAAGTATCCAACCAAAATAATCTTCCTGATTTGGATTGATTTAAAATCTCGCCTCTCCAGATGTTTCCCTTCTTAACGCCAGCCCAGAGTGTTTCCAACAAATCTACTGAATTATAGTTAGGGTTGAGTAGATTATAATGATTATCCGCTATTTCTTCTTTAGAATATTCACTCATCTTAGTGAAATTATCATTGGCTTCGATTATAATTCCTTTCTGGTTAGTTAAAATGACAATATTACTAAAATATAGAGCGTTCTTTAATCTCTCTTGAATATTTATCATTTGGCTGCGCTCGGATAAATCTCTTACGATTGTGCAAATTCTATCTTGGCCATTTGCAAGTTTAAAAGTGCTTGAATAGATTTCCGTCGGAAAAATTTCACCATTTTTTCGAATAGATTTGAATTGTCCCTGAAAGCTTCCTTTCTTGCTTATAATATCTAGGCTTACATCCATTTCTTCTTCATCGTCTAATGCAAATAAGCCTCTCAATGAAATGCTTTGTAATTCAGTTTCTGTGTATCCGAAGATATCTGTTGCAGCAAAATTAGTTTTTAATATCTCGCCACTTGGGTAAGTTATAATAATTGCATCTTTAATATTCTCGTATACTGATCTAAATAAGTCTTCGCTTTCTTTTAATTTAAGTCCTGATTCTTTTATGGAAGTTATATTTTGAAAAGTTCCAAATAGTTTTATTACTTTATCGTATACAGAAATAGGCTTACACGTTGCGCGAATCCAAAGAGACTTATCAGTATTTACCTTCGATAATAATTCTAAATCAAATGCTTCTCCCATATTGAGTGTCTTTGCCATAGAATTTTGAAATATAACCTTTGCTTCATCCGCAAAAAGTTTACTCATACTTTCTAAAGAAAGGCGAAAGGTGTTGTCTAATCCAAAGACTTTAAAAGTTTCCTCAGTCCAAGAAAGCTCTTTTGTAATGGCATCAAATTGCCATCCACCAACACTAGCTGATTCCTGCGTTTCCTCTAAAAGATTTTTGTATTTTTTATTCTCAGTAATATCTCTAACAGATGTGATTTTATAGCGTGTTCCATCTGTTTGGATTAATAAAGATGCTGACGCAAAAATATCAATAAGTGAGCCATCTTTTCTTTGCACCGTCCATTCAGTGGCTAACTCTTCGTTACCCTCAATAAATCTATCATGATGCTCTTTAAGTTCTTGTTTATAGTCAGCCGGAACGACTTTTGTGAAATGAAATCCAATCAATTCGTCCCTGGTATATCCATATAAGTCGCAATAGCCTTGATTTACATTTACGAAATGACCATCCTTATCCGTTATAGAAATTCCAATCGAATTTGTTTCGAACACTGAGGCTAACAGGCGCTCTGATGTATTTAATTCGCTTTGTAAATTTCTAAGGTTTGTAATATCCAAGAAGGAAACAGAAACATTCTCAATAGAATTTCCCTCTATAATTGCTGGTGTCAGGTTATAAATATAGCTAGAGACTGATTGATTAGCCATAAGAATTTTTTGTTCACCAGTTCTAGGATTTCCACGCAAAGCCTCTGAAAAGCTTTCTCTAAAACTTTCCAAGTTCTCGGTTGAAATATAATCTAATATTGAATCTCCAGAGCGCAAAGATTTTCCGAAAAGCTGCTTAGAAGTTTCGTTTGCTTTTTCATTATAAGTGATCACTCGATAAGTTTTATCAACTAGGAAAAAAGATTGTAATGTGTTATCAAGAAGAGCCTTTTCATTTGCCTTTGCATTGATTAAAAGTCTATCTTTCTCTTCTAATTCTTCATTGACTGCCTTTAGCTCAGAATACGCAATTTGAATTTCCTCATTCGTCGATTGCAATTCTTCATTAGAAGTTTCTAATTCTTCATTTGATGATTGCAATTCCTCGTTTGTAGATTGCATTTCCTCATTTAAAGATTGCAACTCTTCGTTGGAAGTTTCTAATTCTTCAATGTAAGTCTGCAAATGCTCTTTAGTGGCTTGTAATTCGTGTTCTAATTCGGTTATACGGGGATTTTCGTCCCGAATTGTTTCTGAAAGGGAAACAATTGGAGCAAAATCTTCCGGGTCTTGCTTTTCAAAGATAACTAAGAATAAATCCCTTGTGCTTTCCGAAAATAAAAGAGGTTTAATTTTAATTCTTACATAGTGTTGCGTTCCGTAAAAGGTAAATTTTAAAATTCCACTTCGCTGTTGGATTCTGTCTTTAATCGCTTTGGTTAAAATCGACCGAAGCTCAATTAGTAAATCTTTATGAACCAACTTGAAAATGTTTGCATTCATGGCTCCTTCCGAGAGCCCAATGTAAAGACCTGCATCGCCTGAAATTTCTTGTATATCAAGAGTATCATTGACCAGAAGATAGGGATATTCAAATGTATTGAAAATCGTTTCTTTTATGATTTCGGGTAACGTTTGCTCCATTTTCGGTTTCGGAGTAGCAGGATTCGAAAATATTTTAGTGGAGGGTCTATAGGTAGAAAATTGGACGGAGTGTAATTTGCCGCCACGCTTTCGATGAAAAATTTTCGATTTTCCATCTTCAGTTGTAAATAAATCAGTGAATTGTCCCACTGTTTCTGACTTACCCAGAAATAAATAGCCATTAGGCTTAAGTGCATAGTGGAAAAGTGGTATTATCTGCTTTTGTAAGTGGGAACCAAAATATATCAGTAAGTTTCGACAACAAATTAAATCCAGTTTGAGAAACGGTGGATTACTAGTAAGGTCATGCTTCGAAAATAATACTAGCGATCTGACTGATTTTGAAAGCTCAAACTGATTTCCTTTCTTTGAAAAGAATTGATTGACTAAATCTTGAGGCATATCCTTAAGAGACTCCGCCGAATAAATTCCTTTGCGGGCAATCGAAATTGCCTTCTCATCTATGTCCGTTGCAAAAATTTGCACATTATAATTTGCAATTTTTTCCTTTAAGTTTTTACATAACAAAATTGCGAGAGAATAGGCTTCTTCACCAGTTGCACATCCAGGTGCCCAAATACGAATTGGTTCGCCTTCTGGTTTAGAATTTAAAATTTTTAGAATTACTTTTTCGAATTCAACAAAGGCTAGTGTATCACGAAAGAAACATGTAACCCCTATTAAGATCATATTGAATAATGAGTCTAATTCCTGCGGATTACGCTCAACATATTCCAAGTATTCTTCAATTGAATTAATTTTTAAAGACGATAATCTCTTCTGTAATCGACGTCCTATGGTTGCTGGCTTATAATTAGAAAAGTCGGTTCCCGTTCTTCGTGAAAGAAGCTTGAATATTGATTCCAGACTGTCTGCATCGTTCTCGATTGGACCTAGTTGAAGGTTACGCGGATAAGATTCGTTTTCTGCAATTTCAAATAACTCTTCTCCAATTTTATCCGGAGCTAAGACCATATCAACAAGTCCGGTTTCTATAGAAGCTAGCGGCATACCATTGTATTTCGCTGTTTGAGGCTCTTGAACAATCACCAAGCCTCCTGTCGATTTAATATGCCTTACTCCAACAGCTCCATCACTACCTGTGCCGGAGAGGATAATACCAATTACATTTTCTTTAAAATCTTCCGCTAGGGACTGAAATAAAACGTCTACAGATGGTTTTGGTCCGATTCCGCCTTTGGGTTTTTGGAGCCAGAGCTTTCCAC
It encodes the following:
- the hslV gene encoding ATP-dependent protease subunit HslV → MKNSFYPEFHSTTILCVRRDGKVALAGDGQVSMGQTIMKHTAKKVRRMFHDRIITGFAGSAADAFTLFELFEKKVVAYNGSLSRSVVELAREWRTDRMLRKLEALLIVADKDESYLVSGTGDVISPDEDILAIGSGGNYAFAAATALYKNTTMSAKDIVLESMKITAGICIYTNNNITLEEII
- the hslU gene encoding ATP-dependent protease ATPase subunit HslU: MTKPVITYEGETFEMSPREIVQSLDEHIIGQKNAKKAVAIALRNRMRRRKLDTSMREEIYPKNIIMIGPTGVGKTEIARRLSKLYGAPFIKVEATKYTEIGYVGRDVESMVRDLANISLNMVKTELRGKLVDHARMNAEEVILDILIPDNAKQSSMGYMSEVNPDDPGEQERRERYLETREMMRKKLKAGKLNEQEIELDISQNPAGGMPMMQVFGAANLEEMDNQIQNLLGDLVSKKNKKRKVPIKEAIEILADIEADKLLDQEKLQKEAARRVEEMGIIFIDEIDKIAGKESRGGGADVSREGVQRDLLPIVEGATVNTKIGPIKTDHILFIAAGAFHMSKPSDLIPELQGRFPIRVELDKLSMDDFVKILTAPKSSLTKQYQALLSTEGISLEFKEDAIKEIALIAFEVNEKNENIGARRLNTILERLLEDISFEGPELVEKNQVIDANFVRNKLNEIVENRDLSKYIL
- the obgE gene encoding GTPase ObgE gives rise to the protein MAKFIDEVIIQLKAGDGGPGAISFRHEKFAEFGGPDGGDGGKGGDLYLISDLAVQTLDKYIPLKVYKSNSGVHGGARNSSGANGEDIYLKVPVGTQVIDEATDEVLHDFTKENVSYCVVKGGRGGKGNAFFKSSTHQTPRFAQPGEEGEIRKIRLSLKLLADIGIVGLPNAGKSTLLSKITHAHPKIAGYAFTTLIPNLGVVTREDERRYTIADIPGIIEGASKGHGLGLSFLKHIERVKGIIYMFDGASVDIEAEYKMLQNELKSYNKALIKKPCIIVLNKIDVWSDEKFTKELVKRYSKLGEVIPISAQEEINLDKLLDVIDNSLINRLNTKPKKPRVKKK
- the proB gene encoding glutamate 5-kinase, translating into MKRSFLNSYIKNAKRIVVKVGSARVSGEERAMNDFLFSLAGDIRQLFDEKKEVILVSSGAVAQGKKIMTDYSGRTFDKKTIIERQALAAIGQSHLMSLYESFFSRVNVPISQILFGMLDVKEKVGADNLRNTFNKLLSWKILPIVNENDSIATEELKLGDNDILSALVTLLIEADLLIILTGVNGFNRGGKDVSFLSDVTEKDLSFAKGPDGPGTGGMNTKLKAGKLLLSANIPTVIINGREKHCILDLIENNKSGTLIANEKKPTRLKIEEIQKLF
- a CDS encoding PrsW family intramembrane metalloprotease; translation: MDYLIIVLSVLVSGGIWLRFLYQYDRVEPEPIFVVLKVIFFGGLISTFVAGAINSAFSSISGIPIGSDALSFANSFIISTFVGFNEEIVKAIVTVLLIRNLKDLDEPIDAVIYATAVGLGFSVFENLQYTQENGLLNLLLRSVTAMPLHIGLAAIWGYKIAEVKFLNGRNYIDAMRPAVLLAAGLHALYDFFQFYISNSILPLAISVTFSYFMVGIIKKKLDYLATQSPFLKAGTCSHCGTINPIDSKKCKACGMNLTQEFYKICKDCLAKVPVTEKKCPECNADMS
- a CDS encoding response regulator, coding for MTEPAIIIQIDDDEINNFINESIFRANTKDSLVKSFSDPYIAIDFIRKYFIPDPMPALVFLDINMPEMSGWDVLDELKDHNEILIKFMTIYMISSSIDLTDKNKSIDSPLVKAFVSKPLSGKVIKELLVNFS
- a CDS encoding PAS domain S-box protein, which codes for MTDKSKNIFYIAGIGSSAGGLEALQDLLSHLPHSLRNVAFIVAQHLSPTHKSMLVQLLSRETKLLVSEARNGDTIEPNNVYITPPDNEISVSGGKLWLQKPKGGIGPKPSVDVLFQSLAEDFKENVIGIILSGTGSDGAVGVRHIKSTGGLVIVQEPQTAKYNGMPLASIETGLVDMVLAPDKIGEELFEIAENESYPRNLQLGPIENDADSLESIFKLLSRRTGTDFSNYKPATIGRRLQKRLSSLKINSIEEYLEYVERNPQELDSLFNMILIGVTCFFRDTLAFVEFEKVILKILNSKPEGEPIRIWAPGCATGEEAYSLAILLCKNLKEKIANYNVQIFATDIDEKAISIARKGIYSAESLKDMPQDLVNQFFSKKGNQFELSKSVRSLVLFSKHDLTSNPPFLKLDLICCRNLLIYFGSHLQKQIIPLFHYALKPNGYLFLGKSETVGQFTDLFTTEDGKSKIFHRKRGGKLHSVQFSTYRPSTKIFSNPATPKPKMEQTLPEIIKETIFNTFEYPYLLVNDTLDIQEISGDAGLYIGLSEGAMNANIFKLVHKDLLIELRSILTKAIKDRIQQRSGILKFTFYGTQHYVRIKIKPLLFSESTRDLFLVIFEKQDPEDFAPIVSLSETIRDENPRITELEHELQATKEHLQTYIEELETSNEELQSLNEEMQSTNEELQSSNEELETSNEELQSTNEEIQIAYSELKAVNEELEEKDRLLINAKANEKALLDNTLQSFFLVDKTYRVITYNEKANETSKQLFGKSLRSGDSILDYISTENLESFRESFSEALRGNPRTGEQKILMANQSVSSYIYNLTPAIIEGNSIENVSVSFLDITNLRNLQSELNTSERLLASVFETNSIGISITDKDGHFVNVNQGYCDLYGYTRDELIGFHFTKVVPADYKQELKEHHDRFIEGNEELATEWTVQRKDGSLIDIFASASLLIQTDGTRYKITSVRDITENKKYKNLLEETQESASVGGWQFDAITKELSWTEETFKVFGLDNTFRLSLESMSKLFADEAKVIFQNSMAKTLNMGEAFDLELLSKVNTDKSLWIRATCKPISVYDKVIKLFGTFQNITSIKESGLKLKESEDLFRSVYENIKDAIIITYPSGEILKTNFAATDIFGYTETELQSISLRGLFALDDEEEMDVSLDIISKKGSFQGQFKSIRKNGEIFPTEIYSSTFKLANGQDRICTIVRDLSERSQMINIQERLKNALYFSNIVILTNQKGIIIEANDNFTKMSEYSKEEIADNHYNLLNPNYNSVDLLETLWAGVKKGNIWRGEILNQSKSGRLFWLDTSIFPLKDPSGNDQGFMAVCSEITERKQREIERERLLSSLAQRNKDLEQFSYIVSHNLRAPLANILGLSNLLKDTQIENETTKLIVNNLYKASQNLDTVITDLSDILQIRKQIREEKQMVRFSSLVDSVITSIENLIQDSKANIEIDFSELDEVLTLKGYMYSIFVNMITNSIQYARSGIPPIISITSKKLENRFQLIFKDNGRGIDLKKYADKIFGLYKRFHLDIEGKGVGLYMTKTQVELLGGTIKVESELQRGTTFTIDLPVEWK